The nucleotide window CGGCCCTGCGCCGCCGCGACGTGATGGGATCCTGGCAGGCGATGTGGCAGCACCTTGAGAACGTCAAAAACTCTTTGCTTGAACTCTCTGATGCAGATGCGCCCGACTTTGATGGTTATCTGTTTGAGTCGGTGCCGATCTTCCAGGGCAAACTGGTGTGAGAGCGTTTCATATTGTGCCGCTGAGCATGGCCCTTCAGCACGTTGAGACGGTGACGGAGTGGCTGACCAACGCGTTTGGTACAGAGAACAGCCGGCCATTTTTTGCCAGCATTCTGCGCGCCAGCCTGAGCGAAGCTGAGTTTCCACTTACCTGGGTTGCGCTTGAGGGCGATCGCGTGGCGGGCACGGTAGGGCTCTGGCGCTGCGATCTGATCAGCCGTCAGGATCTGTTCCCCTGGCTGGCTGCACTCTATGTGGATGAAAGCTATCGGGGAGAGGGGCTGAGCGAACAGCTGCAGCAAACGGTGATAGCGGAATGCCGCCTGCGCGGCTATCCCACTCTCTATCTCTATTCAGAATGCGCGGACTATTACGAGCGCTTCGGCTGGCGCTATATCGGCGATGCGATGGACTACCCGGATAAATCTGTACGGCTTTATCACCGGCATCTGGAAGCGTGATTCCATGGCGATCCCCTGAACGGATAACTGCCCGCCTGTGCAGCGGAGGGTAACTAATTGCCTGGCGAACCTACCGAATGGCGACGAACCAGCGTCGGGCTGAACATATTAGTGATTTCCGGCAGCGGCTGCTCATTGGCCAGCGCCAGCGCCAGTACGGCAGCCTGCTGCGCCATGGTCACGATCGGGTAGCGAACCGTGGTCAGACGCGGGCGCACATAGCGCGAAACCAGCACGTCATCAAAGCCAATCAGCGACATCTCTTCCGGCACGATCACCCCATTATCGCTTAACACGGCCAGCGCACCGGCGGCCATGGAGTCGTTATAGCAGGCGACGGCGGTGAACTGCTTACCGCGCCCCAGCAGTTCGGTCATCGCCTGCTCTCCGCCCACTTCATCCGGCTCTCCCAGCGCCACCAGCCGGTCATTACAGGGCAGATTGTGCTCTTTCAGCGCGTCATAATAGCCCTGCAGCCGATCTTCCGTATCGGAGATAGGGTGAGTGGAGCAGATAAAGGCGATATTCTGATGCCCTTGCTGGATCAAATGGCGGGTAGCCAGCCATGAACCGTAGCGGTCATCCAGCGCAATACAGCGCTTTTCAAAGCCGGGCAGGGCGCGGTTAATCAGCACCATGCCGGGGATCTGTTTCATCAGCGAGATCAGTTCCGCATCGGGGATCTTTTTGGCATGGACCACCAGCGCGCCGCAGCGATGGCGGATCAGTTGCTCGATAGCCTGACGCTCTTTGTGCTCGTTATGGTAACCGTTACCAATCAGTAAAAAGTTGCCGGTCTCATAAGCAACTTGTTCAACCGCTTTCACCAAAGCGCCGAAAAAGGGATCGGAAACGTCGCCCACTACCAGCCCCATCGTTTCGGTCGATTGTTGCGCAAGGGCGCGGGCATTGGCATTAGGATGGTATTGCAGCTGTTCCATAGCGCTGTTAACGGCCAGGCGTGAGTTCTCGCTCGCTTTGGGCGAGTTATTAATAACGCGGGATACCGTTGCCACGGAAACGCCCGCGAGCCTGGCAACATCCTTAATAGTGGCCATTGTTACTGCCTTCCAGGGTAAGCGTTTACATAGCTGTTCAGTGTTGCGGAAATTCCCTGTTACTTCAAGCACACAGAATGCCAGCGGTGTCGCAAAGCTGGAGAATTCAGCCCATTCTGGCTTGGCGGGCCGGGCGGATATATTCAGCTTTGCCAAAAAAGGCTATGCTGGCCTTCCAGAAAATATTTTGCCTGCCGGACCGCTATATGACCGTTAAAAGAGTGCCGCACCTTGCCCATTGGGGCGCCTTCACCGCCGTAGTCGAAGAGGGAAAACTGCGCCGTTGTGAACCCTTTTTCGCCGATCGCGACCCGTCGCCGATGCTCAACACCATTCCCGAGCTGGTCTATTCAGACAAGCGTATCCGCCAGCCAATGGTGCGTCGCTCCTGGCTCAAATCCCGCGAGAAGAGCGATCGCACGCTGCGTGGGCGTGAAGACTTTGTGGCGGTGGACTGGGAGACGGCGCTGGATCTGGTGGCAGAAGAGAACCGTCGGGTGCGTGACCGCTATGGCCCTGCCGCTATTTTCAATGGATCTTATGGCTGGTCGTCGGCAGGGCGGGTGAACCATGCGCGAACGTTAATCCGCCGCTTCTACTTCAACGGCGGCGGCGGTATTGACCAGTTGGGCAACTACAGCTGGGGCGCCGCGCAGTTCTTCCTGCCGTATGTTATCGGCACCTATATGCCGCTGACGGGCCGAGTCACCGACTGGCCAGGTGTGGTGGAGCACTGCGAAATCTTTATCGCGTTTGGCGGACTGGCGCTGAAAAACAGCCAGGTCGCTTCCGGCGGGGCGGGGCAGCACAGCCTGAAGCCCGCTCTGCTTGAGCTGGCCGCGAAAAACACGCCGGTGATTAATATCAGCCCGATGCGTGATGACTGCCCGGAATTTGTGAATGCGGAGTGGATCCCCATTCGCCCGAATACCGACGTGGCGCTGATGCTGGCGCTGGGCTTTGAAATCGAGCGTCTGAACGCCGCAGACAGCGCGTTTCTGCACTCCCACTGCGTGGGCTACCCCCAGCTGCGCAGCTATCTGCTGGGTGAAAGCGACGGCATAGCGAAAACGCCGCAGTGGGCCAGCGAGATTACCGGCATTCCGGCCTTGCGCATTGCACAGCTGGCAAAACAGCTGATCGGCAAACGCAGCTTTATTACCTGTTCCTACTCGGTCCAGCGTGCTCACCGTGGCGAACAGCCTTACTGGATGATGATTGCGCTCTCCTCGATGCTCGGGCAGCCGGGCCTGCCGGGCGCGGGCTTCTCCTTTGGCCACGGGTCGATGAACAGCGTGGGCAACCCGCGTGTGGAAGGGCCTGCGCCGATGATGTCTGCCGGCGTGAACCCGATTGCGGATCGGGCCATTCCGGTGGCACGCATCAGCGATATGCTGCTCCATCCGGGCGAGCCCTATACTTTCCAGGGGCAGACGCACACCTATCCCGATATTCATCTTATCCACTGGGCTGGCGGCAATCCGTTCCACCACCATCAGCAGCTGAACCGGCTGGTTGAGGGGTGGCAGCGTCCCGATACGGTGATCGTCCAGGATATTGTCTGGACGCCAGCCGCGCAGATGGCGGACATCGTTTTGCCGGTCACCACCTCGCTTGAGCGTAATGATATTGGCGGCTCCTCGCGCGACCGCTTTGTGCTGGCGATGCATCAGGCGATCCCGCCTCAGCATCAGGCGCGTAACGACTTCGATATCTTTGCCGATCTGGCCGAACGGCTCGGCTACCGCGACACCTTTACGGAAAATCGCAACGAAGCGCAGTGGATTGAACATCTTTATCAGCAGTGCGCCGTTGCCCATCAGCGCA belongs to Erwinia pyri and includes:
- the galR gene encoding HTH-type transcriptional regulator GalR — translated: MATIKDVARLAGVSVATVSRVINNSPKASENSRLAVNSAMEQLQYHPNANARALAQQSTETMGLVVGDVSDPFFGALVKAVEQVAYETGNFLLIGNGYHNEHKERQAIEQLIRHRCGALVVHAKKIPDAELISLMKQIPGMVLINRALPGFEKRCIALDDRYGSWLATRHLIQQGHQNIAFICSTHPISDTEDRLQGYYDALKEHNLPCNDRLVALGEPDEVGGEQAMTELLGRGKQFTAVACYNDSMAAGALAVLSDNGVIVPEEMSLIGFDDVLVSRYVRPRLTTVRYPIVTMAQQAAVLALALANEQPLPEITNMFSPTLVRRHSVGSPGN
- a CDS encoding GNAT family N-acetyltransferase, with translation MALQHVETVTEWLTNAFGTENSRPFFASILRASLSEAEFPLTWVALEGDRVAGTVGLWRCDLISRQDLFPWLAALYVDESYRGEGLSEQLQQTVIAECRLRGYPTLYLYSECADYYERFGWRYIGDAMDYPDKSVRLYHRHLEA
- a CDS encoding molybdopterin guanine dinucleotide-containing S/N-oxide reductase, encoding MTVKRVPHLAHWGAFTAVVEEGKLRRCEPFFADRDPSPMLNTIPELVYSDKRIRQPMVRRSWLKSREKSDRTLRGREDFVAVDWETALDLVAEENRRVRDRYGPAAIFNGSYGWSSAGRVNHARTLIRRFYFNGGGGIDQLGNYSWGAAQFFLPYVIGTYMPLTGRVTDWPGVVEHCEIFIAFGGLALKNSQVASGGAGQHSLKPALLELAAKNTPVINISPMRDDCPEFVNAEWIPIRPNTDVALMLALGFEIERLNAADSAFLHSHCVGYPQLRSYLLGESDGIAKTPQWASEITGIPALRIAQLAKQLIGKRSFITCSYSVQRAHRGEQPYWMMIALSSMLGQPGLPGAGFSFGHGSMNSVGNPRVEGPAPMMSAGVNPIADRAIPVARISDMLLHPGEPYTFQGQTHTYPDIHLIHWAGGNPFHHHQQLNRLVEGWQRPDTVIVQDIVWTPAAQMADIVLPVTTSLERNDIGGSSRDRFVLAMHQAIPPQHQARNDFDIFADLAERLGYRDTFTENRNEAQWIEHLYQQCAVAHQRKGLHWPEFRQFWEEGFVEVPEGDKPFIFMEDFRADPVANPIKTASGKIELFSETIAGYQLPDFAPHPEWQPPKEWLGAEVSQRFPLHMISIQPADRLHSQMDATPSVQANKTAGHETLWMHPDDAAPRGIADGDVIEVSNDRGRMLAGVRLTQGVTSGVVLISTGAWFDPGFGKAWRPYDRAGNPNVLTLDIGTSSLTQGPNAMSCLVEIKKAKDCKSA